TGGATGTGCCGGTGTCTCGCTACTGCCGTCGGGTGCGGCGGCGGTGTCGACCGCCCTGCTCTCGGTGCTGTCGGCCGGCGACCATCTCCTGATCACCGACAGCGTCTATCGCCCGACCCGCAATTTTGCCGACACGATTCTCAAACGCTACGGCGTCGAGACGACCTATTACGATCCACTGATCGGCGACGGCATCGCGTCCCTGTTCCGGCCCAATACCCGCGCCGTCTTCGTCGAGGCGCCGGGTTCGCAATCCTTCGAGATGCAGGATATTCCGGCCATCGCACGCGCGGCGCACGACCGGGGCGCGCTGGTGCTGATGGACAATACCTGGGCGACGCCGCTGTTCTTTCGCGCGTTCGAACATGGCGTTGATCTGTCGATCCAGGCCGGCACCAAATATATCGGCGGTCATTCCGACATCATGTTCGGTACGATATCGGCGAATGAAAAAGCCCTGCCGAAACTGAAAGACACCGTCACGACCTTCGGCCTGTGTGTCGGCCCGGACGACATCTATCTCGCCCTCCGGGGACTTCGCACGCTCAGCGTACGACTCGAACGGCACCAGAAGTCCGCACTCGAGATTGCTCAGTGGTTCGAACAGCGCCCGGAGGTCTTGCGGGTGCTGCATCCGGCGCTGCCGTCACATCCCGGCCATGCGATCTGGAAACGGGATTTCACCGGCGCGTCCGGTTTGTTCAGTATCGTCCTGAAACCGACCGCCGAAAAGGCTGTCCATGCCTTCTGCGATGCACTCAGCCTGTTCGGCATGGGCTTTTCCTGGGGCGGCTATGAAAGCCTCGTCATCCTGTTCGACTGCGCCGGGTATCGCACGGCGACGAAATGGGCACCGGGTGGACCGTGCCTGCGCTTTCATATCGGGCTTGAAGACACCGGCGATCTGATTGCCGATCTTGAGCGCGGTTTTGCCGCCATGAAAGCTTAAGACGGCTGGCTGTCGAACTGCACAGTGCGTTGGCGTGCCGGCGTTCGGCTTCGCGCACCCAGCCGACGCGCGAGCACGCCATAGATCGGGGAGACGATCCGCGCACGCAATCGCGCGGCGAAGACATCAATCCGCCTACTCGCTTCCTGCTCATCGACCCGCGTCGGCCAGCGATAGATCAGTCCATGGGCCGCCCATACCACGAGCGCGGTGAAGACACCGGCGAAGATGACATCCGATGTGAAATGGCCACCGACCATCACGCGAATGGCGCCGACCAGTATGCCATAAGCCAACGCAGCACCGATCGCCCTGAAACGCCACCCGATCGGTGCGATCGCCGCAAGCGCCAGGACTGCGAAAGCAGACGACGCCTCCCCCGACACGAACGAGCAATTTTGTGAGCAGTTGCCGCGCGGATCCCACCACGGCTTAAACGCGTGCTTGCCGCCGAATTCAACCACGTGGCCGGGCCGCGGCCGCGACCAATGCTCCTTGAAGATCGCATTGGCCATAAGGGCCGGGCCGGCGAAATAGACGAGAACCAGGAGACACGCCGCGCGCGCGGGCACAAGCATCGGCGCCGTACTGGATGACATCCGGATGATCAGCGCAGAACCGGCCAATCCCAAGATGATGATGACCAGCGCAAGATTGAAAATGCGCAACGCGTTGACGGCGATGCTTTCCAAGCCGCTCAAAGCTTGAGCATCAGGGCCATAGAACGCCGCCGAAATCCGCAGATCGAGTGAGGGATCAACTGCAAAAACAAGTCCGGCAATCACACCAACAATTAATGTAAGCCACAACCCAGCCCCCGCCATTCACCGCCCCCCAAACTTTCGTTGGGACGCTAGGAATAGCGCGTGAAACGGACATGACGCTTATGCTGCAGGAACGCGAAAATAGAAAAAAATTTCCATGTTGTGGAAAGTCATTGTGCGACAATCACAGGACATGCCTCAGATCGCGCTCGCCGGCTCGCGTTTTGTCTCGCGCAGGATCAGATAGAGATTGCGCAAATACACGAACAGCCCGAGCGCCTGACCGGCGATGAAGACCGGATCCTTTCTGTACAATGCATAGATCAGCAGCAGCGCGCCGCCGCCGATTGAAAAGAACCAGAATGCAACGGGTATGACGCTGCGCCCTGCCCGTTCCGAGGCGATCCATTGCACCACGAAACGCGCAGTGAAGAAAAACTGCGCCATGAATCCGAGCAGCACCCACCAGTCAAGATTATTGACGAACACGTCCTGCAGGTAGGTCCCGATCGCACGCGACAGATCGACCAGCATCGCCTTTCAGCTCCCGTATTGTTGGAATCGCCTTGCGCCGGCGGATCAGCCACCAGACGCCGGCAAGATCGAGAAGCCCGACCCACAGGCGATTCCACATCCCATATTTCGACACGCCATGACGGCGATCGCGATCGATGACGTCGACATGGGCGATCTCGTAGCCTTCGCGGCGCACCAGCGCCGGCAGGAAGCGATGCAGGCTGTCGAACACCGGCAACATCAGGAACAGCGCGCGCGGGAAAGCCTTCAGCCCGCATCCCGTATCCGTCGTACCATCGCGAAGGATTGCCGCGCGCACACCATTGGCGATCCGTGACTGTATCTTCTTGAACAGCGTCGCCTTGCGGCCGAGCCGCCGTCCGGCGACAAGACCAAGCCGCGGCATGCCATCTGCGAGAGCCTGCGCCATCTCAAGGATAAAGCGCGGATCGTTCTGCCCATCACCGTCGAGCGTCACGATGATCGTGCCGCGCGCCGCGCGAACGCCGCTCACCACCGCGATCGATTGGCCGCTTTTGATGTCGTGCGCGATTGGCCGCAATTCCGGATAGAGATTGCCAAGCCGGTCGAGCTCAGCCTGCGTCGCATCTGTCGAAGCATCATCGACATAGACGATTTCGAATGCGCTTTTCCCGCGCAGAGCCGACACGATTTCGGCAGTCAGTTCGGCAAGATTATCGGCCTCGTTGTGTACCGGCACGACCACTGAAATATCGAGGTCGTTCTCAACCGTTGCCAGACGAAGCCGGGTCACGATCGTGCCCTCGCGTCTGCTTCGGGAAAGCCGGAAACGGTTGACTTGGTCGCGGGCCGCCTCCAGAGGCGCATCAAAACACCGGCGAAATCGCGCAACTGCGGACCGGGTTTTGCGTAAACATGCCCTGTCGCATCGACAGCAAAGACCCACCGGCGGGCGGCGAAATAATTGCGGATCGCGAGCGCTCCGAGCGTGCCGATGGCAGCGCCGACCAGGACGTCGGTCGGATGATGCACGACGATGATCAGGCGCGTTGTCGCAATGGCCACGGCAAAGGTCCAGAGCAGCGGCCGCAGCCGTGGCCACAATGCACCGAATGCAATCGCGATCGCAAAGGCATTGGTCGCATGCCCGGACGGCATGCTGCCATAGACATATTCGGGATACGCCATCGTGCCGAACAGCAATTCGCGGAAGTAGGCAAACGGCACATAGAGAAAAACGTCGTCCTGTCCCAGCGCAAAGGGTCGCGCACGACCGATCAGCGGCTTGAGAATAGCGGCCAGCAGGCCTGGCAACGCGACCGCAACCAACAAAAATGTCAGTCGCATTGAGACTGCAGACAGCGTGAGCCGGTCGAAACGGCTCACCGTCCGCGCGCCTGCGAGGAGGCAAACAAGCAGAAGCCCGGCAATCGGCCACAGCAGCCAGCCGGATTTCCCGTACCAACTGATCTGTCCGGAAAGATTCACCAGCCAGCGCGGCAAGTGGCGCGCCTCGCTGACGCTCCAGGCATCAAAGGAGAATTTCACCGCGACGATGCAAACGATGAAAGCTATCAGCGAGGTCAGCAACGTCGTCCGTGTCGGCCAAACGCAGCCATATTCGAATGCGCGCCGTGGCTTCTGCAGGGCCGCTGCAAGCAACGAAGTCAGAATGGCCTTGCCCTGATACACGCTGTGCTCCAATCAGAATAACTGGAACAGCATTGTTGAGTGACAGGGACGTGACGGTCTCCACCGCCCTAAAGCATGGCGCCGAAACGTCTGACGCGTTTTTCGAAATGCGTCATCTGGACGTCACAAATTCCCCAACGACTTGTAGATCGTCAGAGTGATGCGGCCGCCACTACCGAGATTATAGCCTTTGAATTGCGACACCTTGGTATAGCGAAGTCCGATCGCCTCGGCCCGTCGTGCGAAGGTGCGATCCAGCGAGGATTCAATCACGGCAAAGCGGCATTTGTGATCTTGCAGGAAATCGGCGGCCCCAGCAGCGCCGGTCAGCAGAGTATCCGTGCCGGCAAGGAAGACGAGACTAGGCTCCCGATAGCCTGCGGCGGCAACCTTGGGATCGGAACATTCCGCCGTGCGCACGGCTTGTGCGATTGCGACACTGGGGAACAACATGGCCAGCGACGGCAGCACCGACCAATAGACCGCGATCGCAAGCAGCACGGAGGTCACGGCCGCGCGCAGCATCGAGCGCTCCGGCCCGTCGACGAAATAAAGCCACCACGCACGAAAGCCGAACACCATTGCTGCGCCAAGGAACGGCCAGGCCGGCCAACCGGGATAGCCCTCATAGCGCAGCAGCAGCACCAGCGACCCAACAAAGAAAAGGACCGGAATCGCGAACCACCAGAAGGTGCCGTATTCCATCCATTTCTGACGTGACAGGGCCTGCTGATCGATCGCCATGGCAAGCAGGATCGCGATCGCTGGATAAAGCGGCAACACGTAATGCGGCAGCTTGGTGATGACGAGTTCAAACACAATCCAGGCCGGTACCAGCCAGGCCAGCAAGAACTTGACCGGCGTCTCCCACTTCTCGCGCCACACCCACGGCGTTGCCATGCCGGCCAGGATCGACGCCGGCCAGAAGGTGATGAAGAACAGAACGACGTAATAGCCGGGCGGCGCGCCATGCGATTCCTGACCGCTGACCACTTTGGCCAACAAATCGCGCCCTACAGAATCCGACAAGAATGTCCCGCCGGATCGGCCAATGATGGCGATGAACCAAGGCAGCACCAGAAGAAGGAAGATCGGAAGGCCGATCAACGGCCGCAGCCTCGTCAACCACCCAGCCGAACGATCGATAATCGCCAGCGTTACGACCGGCAAACCGATGAAGAGCAGGATCAGCGGTCCCTTCAACAGCACGCCGGCAGCCAACGCTGCCCAGAACACGATCGGCCATATTAGACCGGCGCTCTTCTCCCGCTCGGCCGGCGGCTCCAGATAGGTGTGCGCCAGCACGCCGATACACAGCAGCACCGTCAGCAGCAGCATCGCATCAGTCTTGGCGAGACGAGCTTCGACCCCGAGCAGGATCGATGACGCCATCATCACGGCGGCGAGGATAGCGACGCGCCGGTTGGCGAAAGCCAGCGCAATCCAGAATGTCGCGATGACCGCCCCAACCGCTCCAATGAGCGAGGGAATGCGATAGACATAAATGCGGGTCTGCATATCGCGGGTGGTGACTGCATCCGCAATCTTCAGAGCGGCCGCCTGCAGCCAGTAGATGCCGACCGGCTTTTGGTAGCGCACCTCGTTCTGGAAACGGATATCGACATATTCACCGGAGGCGACCATCTGCTTGGTCGCCTGCGCGAAACGGGCTTCGTCGCGATCGATCGGCGGGACTTTCGAAT
The genomic region above belongs to Pseudorhodoplanes sinuspersici and contains:
- the metC gene encoding cystathionine beta-lyase; this translates as MSKSHEPDGLKPETRLVTAGRSAAEFHGFVNPPVYHASTVLYPNAADLVAHRSRYQYGRRGTPTSEALENALREIEGPGCAGVSLLPSGAAAVSTALLSVLSAGDHLLITDSVYRPTRNFADTILKRYGVETTYYDPLIGDGIASLFRPNTRAVFVEAPGSQSFEMQDIPAIARAAHDRGALVLMDNTWATPLFFRAFEHGVDLSIQAGTKYIGGHSDIMFGTISANEKALPKLKDTVTTFGLCVGPDDIYLALRGLRTLSVRLERHQKSALEIAQWFEQRPEVLRVLHPALPSHPGHAIWKRDFTGASGLFSIVLKPTAEKAVHAFCDALSLFGMGFSWGGYESLVILFDCAGYRTATKWAPGGPCLRFHIGLEDTGDLIADLERGFAAMKA
- a CDS encoding phosphatase PAP2 family protein — translated: MAGAGLWLTLIVGVIAGLVFAVDPSLDLRISAAFYGPDAQALSGLESIAVNALRIFNLALVIIILGLAGSALIIRMSSSTAPMLVPARAACLLVLVYFAGPALMANAIFKEHWSRPRPGHVVEFGGKHAFKPWWDPRGNCSQNCSFVSGEASSAFAVLALAAIAPIGWRFRAIGAALAYGILVGAIRVMVGGHFTSDVIFAGVFTALVVWAAHGLIYRWPTRVDEQEASRRIDVFAARLRARIVSPIYGVLARRLGARSRTPARQRTVQFDSQPS
- a CDS encoding lipid-A-disaccharide synthase N-terminal domain-containing protein; this translates as MLVDLSRAIGTYLQDVFVNNLDWWVLLGFMAQFFFTARFVVQWIASERAGRSVIPVAFWFFSIGGGALLLIYALYRKDPVFIAGQALGLFVYLRNLYLILRETKREPASAI
- a CDS encoding glycosyltransferase family 2 protein is translated as MTRLRLATVENDLDISVVVPVHNEADNLAELTAEIVSALRGKSAFEIVYVDDASTDATQAELDRLGNLYPELRPIAHDIKSGQSIAVVSGVRAARGTIIVTLDGDGQNDPRFILEMAQALADGMPRLGLVAGRRLGRKATLFKKIQSRIANGVRAAILRDGTTDTGCGLKAFPRALFLMLPVFDSLHRFLPALVRREGYEIAHVDVIDRDRRHGVSKYGMWNRLWVGLLDLAGVWWLIRRRKAIPTIRELKGDAGRSVACDRDLPAGRVRQ
- a CDS encoding phosphatase PAP2 family protein, with amino-acid sequence MYQGKAILTSLLAAALQKPRRAFEYGCVWPTRTTLLTSLIAFIVCIVAVKFSFDAWSVSEARHLPRWLVNLSGQISWYGKSGWLLWPIAGLLLVCLLAGARTVSRFDRLTLSAVSMRLTFLLVAVALPGLLAAILKPLIGRARPFALGQDDVFLYVPFAYFRELLFGTMAYPEYVYGSMPSGHATNAFAIAIAFGALWPRLRPLLWTFAVAIATTRLIIVVHHPTDVLVGAAIGTLGALAIRNYFAARRWVFAVDATGHVYAKPGPQLRDFAGVLMRLWRRPATKSTVSGFPEADARARS
- a CDS encoding ArnT family glycosyltransferase, giving the protein MSDFVSGRPGEAWRRGLSGILDYAAESNRRAIWILLAFALIAFLPGYSKVPPIDRDEARFAQATKQMVASGEYVDIRFQNEVRYQKPVGIYWLQAAALKIADAVTTRDMQTRIYVYRIPSLIGAVGAVIATFWIALAFANRRVAILAAVMMASSILLGVEARLAKTDAMLLLTVLLCIGVLAHTYLEPPAEREKSAGLIWPIVFWAALAAGVLLKGPLILLFIGLPVVTLAIIDRSAGWLTRLRPLIGLPIFLLLVLPWFIAIIGRSGGTFLSDSVGRDLLAKVVSGQESHGAPPGYYVVLFFITFWPASILAGMATPWVWREKWETPVKFLLAWLVPAWIVFELVITKLPHYVLPLYPAIAILLAMAIDQQALSRQKWMEYGTFWWFAIPVLFFVGSLVLLLRYEGYPGWPAWPFLGAAMVFGFRAWWLYFVDGPERSMLRAAVTSVLLAIAVYWSVLPSLAMLFPSVAIAQAVRTAECSDPKVAAAGYREPSLVFLAGTDTLLTGAAGAADFLQDHKCRFAVIESSLDRTFARRAEAIGLRYTKVSQFKGYNLGSGGRITLTIYKSLGNL